The DNA region TGACCCAAAACGTCGTCTCTTACCTGACGGGTGAGCTCTTTCTAATCAGCTCCAGAGACCTTGAGATACTGAGCGCAGGAGGCTTTTTGATAACCCTCCTTATGCTCCTGTTTTACCGGGATTTTCTATACCTGAGCTTCGATCCGGAGGGGATAGACGGCCACGGCGGGAATTCCAGGCTGTATTTGGCGATCCTCTATGCCATAGTCGGCATGACCGGAGCCCTCATAGTCCAGAGCGTTGGACTGGTCACCCTTCAGGTTGTGGCCGTTCTTCCGGGGGCTATAGCTCTGATGTTAAGTGACAACGTCAGAAAGATACTCGCCATCAGCCTGCTGGTTACCCTCACGGTTCAGCTCGTTTCGATTGGAACGGCTTACTTTACGGCCATTCCGCCCAGCGGAATAGCCACGATACTGCTGGGCCTGATATACGGAGCACTGCTCACGAGGAGATGAAAATGGGGAAGAAAATTGCGGGAATAGACGAAGCCGGAAGGGGGCCTGTAATCGGTCCGATGGTTATTGCGGCAGTTGTTTTTGACGAGGATAGCATACCCAACCTGAAAGCACTTGGGGTTAGAGACTCGAAAAAGCTGACCCCCAGGAGAAGAGAAAAACTCTTCGATGAAATCCTTGGAATAGCGGACGATTACGTCATCCTCGAGCTCTCCCCGGAGGAGATAGATTCCAGGGAAGGAACGCTCAACGAATTCGAGGTGAACAACTTCGCAAAGGCCCTCAACTCCCTTAAAGTTAAACCGGACGTTATCTACATAGACGCCGCGGATGTCAGGGAAGAGCGGTTTGGAGAAGAAATAGGGAAGTTCCTCAACTTTAAGGCCGAGATAATAGCGGAGCACAAGGCCGACGACAAGTTTCCTCCAGTTTCGGCCGCTTCGATACTGGCAAAAGTCACCCGCGACAGGGCGATAGAGCGGCTCAGGGAGGAGTACGGCGAGATAGGGAGCGGATACCCCAGTGATCCAAGGACAAGAGAGTTTTTGATGGGCTACTACAAAAAGCACGGAGAGTTCCCACCAGTAGTCAGAAGGACATGGGAGACCCTCAAAAAGATCAAGGTGGCTGAACAGCCGAGCATAGAGGAGTTTTTGAAGGGGAAAAGAAAGAACTAACCGGACTTCCTTGGGAGTCCCCCTTCTCTGGTTCGGATTGAAGTCTTCTTTGGCTTTCTAACGCCTTCTCTGGCCCGGACAGTCGGTGGGAGCGGGAGGGAAGGCACATGAACCCCTCCAAGGATTTTCTGGCTCTTTCTGAGGTTATTCTCAGCGTATTCAACAAAGCGCTTCACCTTTAGGACTCTGCCGAGCCAGAGGAGGTAGGTGAGGAGGGACTCCTCGAAGGCCTCCCACTTTACAAGGTCGTAGAGGAACACGCCCATTATAACCGTCGCCTCGGGAACCAGGGCTGTGGCGTAGAAGCTGAACTGGGTTTTGCCACCCATAGCGTACTGGAGGGCGAAGAGGAGGACAGTGCTCCAGAACACTCCAAAGGGTATAAGGGCACCTTCACCACGCCTCCTCCAGACGTAGGGAACCGCAAAGACAGCGACCACGGTGAAGAGCATAAGGGTTGGATTGGTGCTGGCAACTATATCGGGATTGAAGTGGAAGTGGAAGGGATTGGCGTTGTAGAACCATTCCCAGAAGGGGGACGTCCATGGGTTTTCACCCTTGTAGCTGAGGTGCCACTTGAAGCTCCCGAGGAAGTCCCTCAGCCACGGATCAAGGCCCTGAACCTTTATTATTGGGATCTCCGGGATCAGGAAGCCCAGGAGCGGAAGGAAAACTGCCACGGTGACGAGATACGCTAAATCTCTGACCGCGTCTCTGCTTGAATACAAGAACTCTGCAAGGGCCACAGCAGTGAGAACAAGCAAAACCAGGAAGTAGCTTTTATCCCAGTAGGCGGCCCGGTACTCGGCGTAGGCAACTATCGTGCCTCCAATGAGCGCAGTTACGATTATTATCCTGGCGAGCTTCTTCCAGTCAACGCTCAGAGCGAGGTCTCTAACCAGCTTCAGGAAGAAGATCGGATAGCCAAAGGCACCGCTGACCTTGGAAGCTCCGGCAAGTCCGGCGGAGAATCCCGCGCCCATGTCCCGTGAATAAACCAGGAGGAACACGAAGAGGGCAACAAAGAAGGCAACGTAGATGTCCAGCATTGCGGTAACTGCGGTGGCCTGCAGGAGCGGATCAATGGCCGCGAAGAACAGGGCAATCAGGGAAGCGATGTAACTGCGAGTTATCCTGTAAGCAGTCAGCAGAACGAGGAGCTGGAGAAGACCGTAGAGAATTATCCCGGGAATCCTCCATGCTATGGGTCTGTCCCCGCCGAGGATCATGGCCAGCATTATGAAATCCTTTCCGAGGAAGGGATGTTCAGTGTTGAGGTAGTTCTGTATCCCCTCAGCGTCGGGATACCTGAAGCCGGTGACCACGTAAAAGTTATCCTGCGGTATCTTTTCCTCCAGATAAGCGAGAAAATCATCCAAGTTCTTCTGAGGGATTTCAACGTACACTGCCGGGAACTTCTGGTAGTTAACCTTGGCTGAGAAGTTGCCTTTAAACTTCAACATGGCGCCTTCGACCACGTACTGGTAGCGAAGCTTTGCCTCATTGTCCTTGAAGATGACGTTAACTCCCTCGTAGCCGTTGTGGACGTAATGCAACTGAAAGCCGAGCCTGTGAAGGACGTTCCGCGAAGCAGAGACGTACCAGACTTCATCTCCAACGTAGTCGACCAGGTCTGCCCTGGATGCGGTGCCGTAAGCGTACCAGAGGGAAGCCCCCATCATGCCGATTGCGAGGACAAGAAAAACAACGAATTTTATTTTGCCAGTCCGATCCATGTTACCACCTACCAGTCGTTGGAACAATGACTTTTAAGCTTCTTGCCCCGCGCAAGCTTTAAAATGTCTCCGCCTATCTGGGACGATGATGGAGATAAACGAAGAACTGATACGGCTGGCGGAAGAACTAATAAGGAAAGGTTACGGTGAGAAAAAGCTCCGGGCCAGCCTGGGGAAGGACTGGAAGCTCATAGCGGAGATAGCCAGCGCCAGAATAAGGGCAAGGGACAAGTTCTCCAGGAACGACCTTTGGATGGATCTGGAAGGGCTCCGCTATGCAACGCACGAGGTCGTGGCAAAATACCGGGCTGAGAGGCTTAAGGAGTTTGGGATTAAAAGCGTCGCCGATGTGTCCTGTGGGGTGGGGATTCAGGTAATCTTCTATGCCATGAAAGTTGACAGGGCCTATGGGATTGACATTGACCCCCTCAAGGTAGAGTTCGCCAGGAGAAACGCCGAAAAATACGGTGTTTCAAACATCGAGTTCATAAACGCCGACTC from Thermococcus zilligii AN1 includes:
- a CDS encoding membrane protein, whose protein sequence is MDRTGKIKFVVFLVLAIGMMGASLWYAYGTASRADLVDYVGDEVWYVSASRNVLHRLGFQLHYVHNGYEGVNVIFKDNEAKLRYQYVVEGAMLKFKGNFSAKVNYQKFPAVYVEIPQKNLDDFLAYLEEKIPQDNFYVVTGFRYPDAEGIQNYLNTEHPFLGKDFIMLAMILGGDRPIAWRIPGIILYGLLQLLVLLTAYRITRSYIASLIALFFAAIDPLLQATAVTAMLDIYVAFFVALFVFLLVYSRDMGAGFSAGLAGASKVSGAFGYPIFFLKLVRDLALSVDWKKLARIIIVTALIGGTIVAYAEYRAAYWDKSYFLVLLVLTAVALAEFLYSSRDAVRDLAYLVTVAVFLPLLGFLIPEIPIIKVQGLDPWLRDFLGSFKWHLSYKGENPWTSPFWEWFYNANPFHFHFNPDIVASTNPTLMLFTVVAVFAVPYVWRRRGEGALIPFGVFWSTVLLFALQYAMGGKTQFSFYATALVPEATVIMGVFLYDLVKWEAFEESLLTYLLWLGRVLKVKRFVEYAENNLRKSQKILGGVHVPSLPLPPTVRAREGVRKPKKTSIRTREGGLPRKSG
- a CDS encoding metal ABC transporter permease; translated protein: MIPEFIARAVIASITVSVLLGLLSPLINMKGLAFLTHALFHALLLGAVLGMVLGLLLNNYALVTFVAMLVTLAIVLTIAHLEHTGFSPDSSVGIVASFVAGLTVLGFGVLYRVMATRPYYPLTQNVVSYLTGELFLISSRDLEILSAGGFLITLLMLLFYRDFLYLSFDPEGIDGHGGNSRLYLAILYAIVGMTGALIVQSVGLVTLQVVAVLPGAIALMLSDNVRKILAISLLVTLTVQLVSIGTAYFTAIPPSGIATILLGLIYGALLTRR
- the rnhB gene encoding ribonuclease HII, yielding MGKKIAGIDEAGRGPVIGPMVIAAVVFDEDSIPNLKALGVRDSKKLTPRRREKLFDEILGIADDYVILELSPEEIDSREGTLNEFEVNNFAKALNSLKVKPDVIYIDAADVREERFGEEIGKFLNFKAEIIAEHKADDKFPPVSAASILAKVTRDRAIERLREEYGEIGSGYPSDPRTREFLMGYYKKHGEFPPVVRRTWETLKKIKVAEQPSIEEFLKGKRKN